A single genomic interval of Bradyrhizobium sp. sBnM-33 harbors:
- a CDS encoding response regulator transcription factor, whose translation MAFRRARAESFLSPWASNEQVELISLDPDEAHTRLIERTECEMLIYSVGAPSPHEVFTEIQVLHTLRREAALAIISDDEHPATVLAAIRCGARGYFSNSMAPDLALHALSFVLHGGTYFPPAAILASQTFSPPAPVEYRQPDISQEQALPGLEEQTQAPPLGPDDGPYDQQGSLFDGKAVSVQRDHGVNGARQFTERQYAVLACLCQGDPNKVIGRKLGMTETTVKVHVREIMRKLGVSNRTQVAIAAARVCLDGPVELITPDSPMTVRSSISH comes from the coding sequence ATGGCCTTTCGACGAGCTCGAGCGGAGAGCTTCTTAAGTCCCTGGGCCAGCAACGAACAGGTCGAGCTGATTTCGCTCGATCCTGATGAGGCGCACACAAGGCTTATCGAGCGCACCGAATGCGAGATGCTGATCTACAGCGTCGGCGCCCCCTCTCCCCATGAGGTCTTCACCGAGATACAGGTGTTGCATACCCTTCGCCGGGAGGCGGCACTCGCCATCATCTCTGACGATGAGCATCCCGCCACCGTTCTCGCCGCGATCCGTTGCGGAGCCCGGGGCTACTTCAGCAACTCCATGGCGCCCGACCTTGCGTTGCACGCTCTTTCATTCGTCCTCCATGGCGGCACTTACTTTCCGCCGGCCGCCATCCTGGCCAGCCAGACCTTCAGTCCGCCGGCGCCTGTCGAATACAGACAACCGGATATATCCCAGGAGCAAGCGCTTCCAGGGCTTGAAGAACAGACGCAGGCGCCCCCTCTCGGGCCGGATGACGGTCCTTACGACCAGCAAGGGTCCCTTTTCGACGGTAAGGCAGTAAGCGTGCAGCGCGACCATGGCGTAAACGGCGCGCGGCAGTTTACCGAGCGGCAGTACGCGGTGCTGGCTTGCCTCTGCCAAGGCGATCCCAACAAGGTGATCGGTCGTAAGCTCGGCATGACCGAAACGACCGTGAAAGTCCACGTCCGCGAAATCATGCGCAAACTGGGCGTGAGCAACCGGACCCAAGTCGCGATCGCCGCGGCGCGCGTCTGCTTGGACGGTCCCGTCGAACTGATTACTCCGGATTCACCCATGACGGTCAGGTCATCCATATCTCATTAG
- a CDS encoding acetyl-CoA C-acyltransferase: MAASPDPVVILSAARTPLGRFMGELSPFSAHKLGAHVIGAALERAKLAPERIEEVFMGNVLPAGQGQAPARQAARGAGLPDATGATTVNKVCGSGMKATMLAHDIINAGSASIVLSGGMESMSNAPYLLAKARGGYRAGHDRIIDHMMMDGLEDAYETGRSMGDFGEATAEAYQFTRKDQDAYAMETLTRARKAVEGGAFRAEIAPITLSEKAGPRVIANDEHPLKVDPAKIPGLKPAFRASGTITPAASSANADGAAALILAKRSLADRDGLPVLAEIKGHATHSQEPQWFTTAPIPAIRKLLDRVGWTVSDVDLFEINEAFAVVAMAAQKDLGIPGEKLNVNGGACALGHPIGATGARLIVTLLHALEARNLKRGVAALCIGGGEATAIAVERAVR; the protein is encoded by the coding sequence ATGGCCGCGAGCCCCGATCCCGTCGTCATCCTTTCCGCCGCCCGCACGCCGCTTGGCCGGTTCATGGGCGAGTTGTCGCCCTTCAGCGCGCACAAGCTCGGCGCTCACGTGATCGGCGCGGCGCTGGAACGGGCGAAGCTCGCGCCGGAGCGGATCGAGGAGGTGTTCATGGGCAACGTGCTGCCGGCCGGACAGGGCCAGGCGCCGGCACGCCAGGCTGCGCGCGGCGCCGGACTGCCTGACGCCACCGGGGCCACCACGGTCAACAAGGTGTGCGGCTCCGGCATGAAGGCGACGATGCTGGCGCACGACATCATCAATGCCGGTTCAGCTTCGATCGTGCTATCCGGCGGCATGGAGAGCATGTCGAACGCGCCTTATTTGCTGGCGAAGGCGCGCGGCGGCTATCGCGCCGGGCATGACCGGATCATCGATCACATGATGATGGATGGGCTGGAAGATGCTTACGAGACCGGCCGCTCGATGGGCGACTTTGGCGAGGCCACCGCGGAAGCCTATCAGTTCACCCGCAAGGATCAGGACGCTTACGCGATGGAGACCTTGACGCGCGCCCGCAAAGCGGTCGAGGGCGGCGCGTTCAGGGCCGAGATCGCGCCGATCACATTGTCCGAGAAGGCGGGTCCGCGCGTCATCGCCAATGACGAGCACCCGCTCAAGGTGGATCCGGCCAAGATTCCCGGATTGAAGCCCGCATTCCGCGCTAGCGGCACCATCACGCCGGCCGCCTCTTCCGCGAATGCCGACGGCGCTGCCGCGCTGATTCTGGCCAAGCGCTCGCTCGCCGATCGCGACGGGCTGCCGGTGCTCGCAGAGATCAAGGGCCATGCCACCCACAGCCAGGAGCCGCAATGGTTCACCACCGCACCGATCCCGGCAATCCGCAAGCTGCTCGACAGGGTCGGATGGACTGTCTCGGACGTCGACCTGTTCGAGATCAACGAAGCGTTCGCGGTGGTGGCGATGGCGGCGCAGAAGGATCTCGGCATTCCCGGAGAAAAACTGAACGTCAATGGCGGCGCCTGCGCGCTCGGCCACCCGATCGGCGCCACCGGCGCGCGATTGATCGTGACGCTGCTGCATGCGCTGGAAGCGCGGAACTTAAAGCGCGGTGTCGCTGCGCTCTGTATCGGCGGCGGTGAAGCGACCGCGATCGCCGTCGAGCGCGCCGTGCGCTGA
- a CDS encoding Nramp family divalent metal transporter yields MRAIGLGVVTGAADDDCSAIGTYASAGAQFGPALLWTAPVTFPMMFAVVYLSSKLGQVTGRGLFHVIKEHYPGWILWPALIAVLIGNTIEAAADLGGMAAALNLLIPLPIPWIVIGVAATILAVQIWGSYQLIRNIFRWLALVLFAYVGSAILAKPDLQEVLRGTFVPTIEFSREFLTILVAITGTTLSAYLYTWQSNVEVEEEIAQGRTKLEQREGATSDELRQSRIDIVIGMLFSNLIMYFIILSTGATLHKAGEKNIETAAQAAEALRPLAGDAAGLLFTVGIIAVGFLAVPIMTTGAAYDLCQVLGWKSSLHAKPKEAGKFYALIVSFTVIAVVMNFLGFNPMKALVYSGVVQGFSTPPLLLLIMLMTTSRAVMGDKTNSAWMNLLGWATVAAIFSASAGLVVSWFL; encoded by the coding sequence ATGCGCGCTATAGGCCTTGGCGTCGTCACCGGAGCCGCCGACGACGATTGCTCGGCCATCGGCACTTACGCAAGCGCGGGTGCTCAATTCGGCCCCGCGCTGCTTTGGACCGCACCCGTCACCTTCCCGATGATGTTCGCTGTCGTGTATCTGTCCTCCAAACTTGGGCAGGTGACGGGACGCGGTCTCTTCCACGTCATCAAGGAGCACTACCCCGGCTGGATCCTGTGGCCCGCCTTGATCGCCGTGCTGATCGGCAACACCATCGAGGCCGCCGCAGACCTCGGCGGCATGGCCGCCGCGCTGAACCTGTTAATACCGCTGCCCATCCCGTGGATCGTCATTGGAGTCGCCGCGACCATTCTCGCCGTCCAGATCTGGGGTTCCTACCAGCTCATTCGCAATATCTTCCGATGGCTGGCTCTCGTGTTGTTTGCATATGTCGGGTCGGCCATCCTCGCCAAGCCCGATCTCCAGGAAGTGTTGCGCGGCACCTTCGTTCCCACGATCGAATTTTCACGCGAGTTCCTGACCATTCTGGTTGCGATTACCGGCACCACGCTTTCCGCGTACCTCTACACCTGGCAATCCAACGTCGAGGTCGAAGAAGAAATCGCACAAGGGCGCACGAAGCTGGAGCAGCGGGAGGGCGCAACATCCGACGAGTTGCGCCAATCCCGCATCGATATCGTGATCGGAATGCTGTTCTCCAACCTGATCATGTACTTCATCATTCTCTCGACGGGAGCAACGCTTCACAAAGCAGGAGAAAAGAACATCGAGACGGCCGCCCAGGCGGCCGAAGCGTTGCGCCCCCTGGCAGGAGACGCAGCGGGGCTGCTTTTCACCGTCGGAATCATTGCCGTCGGCTTTCTTGCGGTACCCATCATGACGACCGGCGCCGCTTATGATCTTTGCCAGGTGTTGGGGTGGAAGAGCAGCCTTCACGCCAAGCCGAAAGAGGCAGGGAAATTCTATGCACTGATCGTTTCCTTTACGGTGATCGCAGTCGTCATGAATTTCCTCGGCTTCAATCCAATGAAGGCACTTGTTTATTCCGGCGTCGTGCAAGGTTTTTCGACGCCGCCACTGCTGCTGTTGATCATGCTGATGACCACCAGCCGCGCGGTCATGGGCGACAAAACCAACAGCGCCTGGATGAATCTGCTGGGTTGGGCGACAGTGGCGGCGATCTTCTCGGCAAGTGCAGGCCTGGTCGTTTCCTGGTTCTTGTGA
- a CDS encoding RNA polymerase factor sigma-32 has translation MNAHSTTILSDRREMLTVDRSRDIVDEYATLIKRYALLEQPREQQLARRWREHGDRRATDALVTSHLRLAAKVARRYQRYDLQLADLIGEANLGLVIAASHFEPGRGARFSTYALWWIKAAIHDYILRSRSLVKIGTTAAQRKLFFGLRRAMRKFGGDRTGLTPEVTEAVARELAVPVREVIEMSSRLTGDLSLNASVDDDGPTEWEARLVDPSPNAEAMIAEQDEGGQRTKALHSALDVLTPRERRVFEARRLREDPPSLEELGRELSISGERVRQIEALAFEKVRRAATRRLKHATLAA, from the coding sequence ATGAACGCCCACAGCACGACCATACTGTCAGACAGGCGCGAGATGCTGACTGTAGACAGATCGCGAGATATCGTCGATGAATATGCCACGCTCATCAAGCGATACGCTCTGCTCGAGCAGCCACGAGAGCAGCAGCTTGCACGGCGCTGGCGGGAGCATGGAGATCGCCGCGCGACCGATGCGCTCGTCACCAGCCATCTCCGGCTCGCCGCCAAGGTCGCGCGCCGCTACCAGCGATACGACCTGCAGCTTGCCGATCTGATTGGCGAGGCCAATCTCGGCCTTGTCATCGCAGCCTCGCATTTCGAGCCGGGCCGTGGTGCCAGGTTCTCCACCTACGCATTGTGGTGGATCAAGGCCGCGATCCACGATTACATTCTGCGGTCGCGCTCGCTGGTCAAGATCGGGACGACGGCCGCGCAGCGGAAGCTGTTCTTCGGCCTCAGGCGCGCCATGCGCAAGTTCGGAGGCGACAGGACGGGCCTTACGCCGGAGGTGACCGAGGCCGTCGCGCGGGAACTCGCGGTCCCCGTTCGCGAAGTCATCGAGATGAGCAGCCGTCTGACGGGCGACCTTTCCCTGAATGCTTCCGTCGATGATGACGGGCCTACCGAATGGGAAGCGAGGCTGGTCGACCCTTCGCCGAACGCCGAGGCGATGATCGCCGAACAGGATGAAGGCGGGCAACGGACGAAAGCGCTCCATTCGGCCCTTGATGTGCTGACCCCGCGGGAGCGTCGTGTGTTCGAGGCCCGGCGGCTTCGCGAGGATCCGCCGAGCCTGGAGGAGCTTGGGCGTGAACTGTCGATTTCCGGCGAGCGCGTGCGGCAGATCGAAGCTTTGGCCTTCGAAAAGGTCAGGCGTGCGGCGACAAGGCGTTTAAAGCATGCCACCCTGGCGGCTTGA
- a CDS encoding sensor histidine kinase yields the protein MQFFRSKTFHWTTVLAGLFAIFVTVLFGFIYFRIDDYLIARSDRTITTQIGFFAGLPRERLLGALSDHLGQDSRGVQFAGVFDAKGNRLAGNVAALPDGLDIGAPAQSMPLVRLDDKQSGATSVRTVARRLENGDILVVGRNVDETAEVFRVVGAALALGLLPAFCLWLLAGAWLSARAHRRVEEVNLRVQRIIAGDLRERLPHRNVDEPFSRLAAIVNGMLDELETTINALAGVGNDIAHDLRTPLTRARLTLERGRTNATTLEQLQEVVDKAIAGIDQSLSIVTALLRLAEIENSRRSSAFGDVALCDMLREVCDMYEPIAEDKQIALSVNIADKFSVRGDRDLLLEAVANLVDNAIKFTPPSGRVELALLRGEGETILRVTDTGPGISAHEHDAVLRRFYRSDKIRNTPGVGLGLNLVSAIVKLHGFRLIIHAGPGGRVEIVCPDEQGGRT from the coding sequence TTGCAGTTCTTTCGCTCGAAGACGTTTCACTGGACCACGGTGCTGGCGGGCCTGTTCGCGATCTTCGTCACGGTTTTGTTCGGCTTCATCTACTTCAGGATCGACGATTACCTGATCGCGCGGTCCGATCGCACGATCACGACCCAGATCGGCTTCTTTGCCGGATTACCGCGCGAGCGTCTGCTTGGTGCGCTCAGTGACCATCTTGGGCAGGATTCCCGCGGCGTCCAGTTCGCCGGCGTGTTCGACGCGAAGGGGAATCGGCTGGCCGGCAACGTCGCAGCCCTGCCGGACGGGCTCGACATCGGGGCACCGGCGCAGAGCATGCCGCTCGTGCGCCTTGATGACAAGCAAAGCGGTGCGACTTCCGTCAGAACCGTCGCGCGGCGCCTCGAGAACGGCGACATATTGGTGGTCGGGCGAAACGTCGACGAAACGGCGGAAGTCTTCAGGGTCGTCGGAGCGGCGCTCGCGCTTGGCCTGTTGCCTGCGTTCTGTCTCTGGTTGCTGGCCGGCGCCTGGTTGAGCGCGCGCGCCCACAGGCGGGTCGAGGAGGTCAACCTGCGGGTCCAGCGCATCATCGCCGGAGATCTGCGCGAGCGGCTGCCGCATCGGAATGTCGATGAACCGTTCTCGCGGCTCGCTGCCATCGTCAACGGTATGCTCGATGAGCTGGAGACCACGATCAACGCGCTAGCCGGCGTCGGCAACGATATCGCCCACGATCTGCGAACGCCGCTGACGCGCGCTCGCCTGACGCTCGAGCGCGGCCGCACCAACGCGACGACCCTGGAGCAGCTCCAGGAGGTTGTCGACAAGGCCATCGCCGGGATCGACCAGTCGCTGTCGATCGTCACGGCGCTGTTGCGGCTTGCCGAGATCGAGAACAGCCGCCGGTCGTCCGCGTTCGGCGACGTTGCGCTCTGCGACATGCTGCGCGAGGTCTGCGACATGTACGAGCCGATCGCCGAAGACAAGCAGATCGCGCTGAGCGTGAACATAGCCGACAAGTTTTCCGTGCGCGGCGATCGCGACCTGCTGCTGGAGGCAGTGGCCAATCTCGTCGACAATGCCATCAAATTCACGCCCCCGAGCGGCAGGGTCGAGCTCGCGCTGCTGCGCGGTGAGGGCGAAACTATCCTGCGCGTGACCGATACGGGTCCGGGTATCAGCGCGCACGAACATGACGCTGTGTTGCGCCGGTTCTATCGCTCGGACAAGATTCGCAACACGCCGGGTGTCGGACTCGGATTGAACCTGGTTTCGGCAATCGTAAAGCTGCACGGCTTTCGCTTGATCATCCACGCCGGTCCGGGAGGCCGGGTGGAGATCGTTTGCCCCGATGAGCAAGGTGGCCGGACATAG
- a CDS encoding response regulator transcription factor — protein MTKVLIIEDDGETAGEITAELADRGFEVEWSPDGLDGLAKARDLRPDAMIVDRLLPGMDGLTVIESLRKDQVRTPVLVLSALGAVDDRVRGLRMGGDDYLTKPFAIVELVARIEALLRRPSETRETILRVGQLELDLIERTVKRGERKIDLLPREFRLLEYMMRRSDQLLTRAMLLEEVWNYKFVPATNLVDVHMGRVRHKVDGPGDAPMIQNVRGAGFILRAVP, from the coding sequence ATGACGAAGGTTCTCATCATAGAAGATGACGGCGAGACGGCGGGGGAAATCACGGCCGAACTGGCCGATCGTGGCTTCGAGGTGGAATGGTCGCCCGACGGGCTGGATGGCCTTGCCAAGGCGCGCGACCTGCGGCCGGACGCCATGATCGTCGACCGCCTGCTGCCGGGAATGGATGGTCTCACCGTCATCGAGTCCTTGCGGAAAGATCAGGTGCGCACGCCGGTGCTGGTGCTGAGCGCGCTTGGCGCCGTCGATGACCGCGTGCGCGGATTGCGGATGGGAGGCGACGACTATCTCACCAAGCCGTTTGCGATCGTCGAGCTCGTCGCCCGAATAGAAGCGTTGCTCCGCCGCCCGTCGGAAACGCGGGAAACGATCCTGCGGGTGGGTCAACTGGAGCTCGACCTGATCGAACGCACAGTCAAACGCGGCGAACGCAAAATCGACCTCCTGCCGCGCGAGTTTCGCCTGCTCGAATACATGATGCGGCGGAGCGACCAGCTCTTGACGCGCGCGATGCTGCTCGAAGAGGTCTGGAATTACAAGTTCGTTCCGGCGACCAACCTGGTTGACGTGCATATGGGACGCGTTCGGCACAAGGTCGACGGTCCGGGCGACGCCCCGATGATTCAAAATGTCCGCGGCGCCGGGTTCATTCTTCGTGCCGTGCCCTGA
- a CDS encoding efflux RND transporter periplasmic adaptor subunit: MKKKFAIPAVVFGAVAAGGLLYFTQADAFRAAVAAAPPPPVPVVAGVVAQRAVPIYQNGVGTVIAYNTDVVRAQIQGQLISINFTEGQTVHAGDLLAQIDPRPYQAQIDQFEGNLERDQAQLTNARANLARYNQLGDKGWATPQLIETQKAQVGQLEAAIKTDQALIEAAKVQLSYTRLTSPIDGVVGIRQIDVGNIISPTTANGLVVVTQLDPISLIFTLPEGVLPQILRQQQATKTPLPVLAYNQDDTLQLGRGELALVNNEILQTTGSIQLKATFPNKSRELWPGELVNARLLVTTRHNGLTVPASVVQQGPNGAYAYVIKPDSTVAMRPIKVAQITDGEALIDSGLKAGEQVVVDGQYRLQPGTHVTILHGEAADEAAAQQAQQATIP, encoded by the coding sequence ATGAAAAAGAAATTCGCAATACCTGCAGTCGTGTTCGGTGCCGTCGCCGCCGGCGGCCTCCTCTACTTCACGCAGGCCGATGCGTTCAGAGCCGCTGTCGCGGCCGCGCCGCCACCTCCGGTTCCGGTCGTCGCCGGCGTGGTCGCGCAGCGTGCCGTGCCGATTTACCAGAACGGCGTCGGCACCGTGATTGCGTACAACACCGATGTCGTGCGGGCCCAGATCCAGGGCCAGCTCATCAGCATCAATTTCACCGAAGGCCAGACCGTCCATGCCGGCGACCTGCTCGCGCAAATCGATCCTCGTCCGTACCAGGCCCAGATCGACCAGTTCGAGGGAAATCTGGAGCGCGACCAGGCCCAACTCACCAATGCCCGCGCCAATCTCGCGCGTTACAACCAGCTTGGCGACAAGGGCTGGGCCACGCCGCAACTGATCGAAACCCAGAAGGCGCAGGTCGGCCAGCTTGAGGCCGCGATCAAGACCGACCAGGCGCTGATCGAGGCGGCCAAGGTGCAGCTCAGCTACACGCGGCTGACCTCGCCGATCGACGGCGTGGTCGGCATTCGCCAGATCGACGTCGGCAACATCATCAGCCCGACCACGGCCAACGGACTCGTCGTCGTGACCCAGCTCGATCCCATCTCGCTGATCTTCACGCTGCCGGAAGGCGTGCTGCCGCAGATCCTAAGGCAACAGCAGGCGACCAAGACGCCGCTTCCGGTCCTTGCCTATAACCAGGATGACACCCTCCAACTGGGCCGGGGCGAGCTCGCGCTGGTCAACAACGAGATCCTGCAGACGACCGGCTCGATCCAGCTCAAGGCAACCTTCCCCAACAAATCTCGCGAGCTGTGGCCGGGTGAATTGGTGAACGCGCGGCTGCTTGTCACGACCCGACATAACGGGCTGACCGTGCCCGCTTCGGTCGTGCAGCAGGGACCGAACGGCGCCTATGCCTATGTCATCAAGCCCGACAGTACAGTAGCGATGCGCCCCATCAAGGTCGCACAGATCACCGACGGCGAGGCGCTGATCGATTCCGGCCTGAAGGCCGGCGAGCAGGTCGTCGTCGACGGACAATACCGGCTGCAGCCGGGCACGCATGTCACGATCCTGCACGGCGAAGCGGCTGACGAAGCGGCGGCACAACAAGCACAACAGGCGACAATCCCATGA